A single Candoia aspera isolate rCanAsp1 chromosome 5, rCanAsp1.hap2, whole genome shotgun sequence DNA region contains:
- the LOC134499359 gene encoding olfactory receptor 51G2-like, with protein MTSSNKTASSPIFLLTGFPGLEKHHSWISLPICCMYLVAITGNCTILFVLKTDQSLHTPMYYFLSMLVLSDLGLSFATLPTTLSVLWVNHRVIHFDACLVQMFFIHTISIIESGILLSMAFDRLVAIQNPLRYTSVLTNETVIKIGVGVALRAALLVFPTSFLLKRLEYGRMNVLSYSFCLHQDILKVVLSDKRISSIYGLMVVVSSMVLDSVLLVLSYIMILKTVLSIASRVERVRALNTCISHICAVLTFYTPMIGLSMIHRYGKNASPVVHILMANVYLLVPPLMNPIVYSIKTKQIRMRIFNSLLKRKESTMAS; from the coding sequence ATGACATCCTCTAATAAGACTGCCAGCTCCCCGATTTTCCTGCTGACGGGCTTTCCTGGACTAGAAAAACACCATTCCTGGATTTCCCTCCCCATCTGCTGCATGTACCTCGTGGCCATCACAGGCAACTGCACCATCCTCTTTGTCCTCAAGACGGACCAATCTCTCCACACCCCCATGTACTACTTCCTTTCTATGCTGGTGCTCTCAGACCTGGGCTTATCCTTTGCCACTTTGCCCACCACGCTGAGCGTCCTGTGGGTCAACCACCGTGTGATCCATTTTGATGCCTGCTTGGTCCAGATGTTCTTCATTCATACTATCTCCATTATTGAGTCTGGTATTCTACTCTCTATGGCCTTTGATCGCTTGGTGGCCATCCAGAACCCTCTGAGATACACAAGTGTTTTGACCAATGAGACAGTAATcaagattggggtgggggtggcccTTCGAGCTGCCTTACTTGTGTTCCCAACTTCCTTCCTCCTAAAGCGTCTGGAGTATGGGAGGATGAATGTTCTCTCATATTCATTCTGCTTGCACCAGGATATTCTGAAGGTGGTCCTCTCAGACAAAAGAATCAGCAGCATCTATGGCTTGATGGTGGTGGTGTCTTCTATGGTTCTTGACTCTGTATTGCTTGTTTTGTCCTATATTATGATCCTCAAAACCGTGTTAAGCATTGCCTCTAGGGTAGAGCGTGTCCGAGCCTTGAACACCTGCATCTCCCATATCTGTGCCGTCCTAACCTTCTACACGCCAATGATTGGACTCTCAATGATCCATCGATATGGGAAAAATGCTTCTCCTGTTGTTCACATCCTCATGGCCAACGTCTATCTTTTAGTGCCGCCCCTTATGAACCCCATTGTATACAGTATAAAAACCAAGCAGATTCGGATGAGGATCTTTAATAGTCTCCTGAAAAGAAAAGAGTCAACTATGGCCTCTTAG
- the LOC134498615 gene encoding olfactory receptor 52D1-like has translation MLSFTVTENTTKQPTPLLLGVHVPVCERRQAKLQLKPFGEPLSPLALLGWEFLLLQADKSQVPSNLSGQASSTSFFLLGLPGLEKVQAWLSIPFCFIYALALLGNATLLWVIWTESSLHQPMYLFLSILALTDMAMPTCVLPKMLGIFLTSAQEITFLACLVQMFMVHALCAVESGTLTAMAYDRYVAICDPLNYTILVTPKTVIKFGAAIFIRAFVIVLPFPFLVQRLPFCHSRRISHTYCEHMALVKLACGNTTPNNLYGLILSLLIVGVDLTFIFISYGLILQAVFQLPSWEARHKALGTCGAHVGVIIILYTPGLFSFLTHRFGHNIPHSVHIFLANIYLMVPSMLNPIVYGIKTKEIREWLQWTLHLGKRPSRPNKWG, from the exons ATGCTGAGTTTCACGGTAACTGAGAACACCACTAAGCAGCCCACTCCTCTGCTTCTGGGTGTGCACGTGCCAGTGTGCGAGAGGAGGCAGGCAAAGTTGCAGCTGAAGCCCTTCGGGGAACCCTTGTCTCCTTTGGCCTTGCTCGGATGGgagttcctcctcctccaggccGATAAAAGCCAAG TTCCTTCCAACCTCAGTGGCCAGGCCTCTTccacctccttcttcctcctgggCCTTCCAGGACTAGAGAAGGTCCAGGCCTGGCTCTCCATTCCCTTCTGCTTCATCTACGCCTTGGCTCTCTTGGGCAACGCCACACTGCTCTGGGTCATCTGGACAGAGTCCAGCCTGCACCAGCCCATGTACCTCTTCCTCTCCATCCTGGCACTAACCGACATGGCCATGCCCACCTGTGTCCTTCCCAAGATGCTGGGCATCTTCCTCACCAGTGCCCAAGAGATCACCTTTCTTGCCTGCCTGGTGCAGATGTTCATGGTCCACGCCCTCTGTGCTGTGGAATCGGGGACGCTCACCGCCATGGCATATGACCGATACGTGGCCATCTGCGACCCACTTAACTACACAATTCTGGTAACACCCAAGACTGTGATCAAGTTTGGAGCAGCCATTTTTATCCGAGCCTTTGTTATCGTCTTGCCCTTCCCCTTCCTTGTCCAGAGGCTGCCATTTTGTCACTCCCGACGCATCTCTCATACTTACTGTGAGCATATGGCTCTAGTAAAACTAGCATGTGGGAACACTACTCCCAACAATCTCTATGGGCTGATCCTGTCCCTGCTCATTGTTGGTGTAGACCTGACCTTCATCTTCATCTCCTATGGACTGATCTTACAAGCTGTATTCCAGCTACCTTCATGGGAGGCTCGTCACAAAGCCCTGGGCACTTGTGGGGCCCATGTAGGTGTCATCATCATTCTCTACACACCTGGACTGTTCTCCTTCCTCACCCATCGCTTTGGGCATAACATCCCCCACAGTGTTCACATCTTCCTGGCCAACATCTACTTGATGGTTCCCTCCATGCTGAACCCTATTGTCTATGGCATCAAGACAAAGGAGATCCGTGAGTGGCTGCAGTGGACTTTGCATCTTGGAAAAAGGCCCTCCAGACCTAATAAGTGGGGTTAG
- the LOC134498616 gene encoding LOW QUALITY PROTEIN: olfactory receptor 52P1-like (The sequence of the model RefSeq protein was modified relative to this genomic sequence to represent the inferred CDS: substituted 1 base at 1 genomic stop codon), translated as MTLHMGTHIEQIIFIITPVGDPLVVLGIPWLTSHNPYINWKTRTIMFEDGFYQAPIVGQSITVAAGRAEIVHPQPPDLPMEGLPAKSFVQGFAEIALPLTDLLRPKGIREIRKGNKHMDEDSYMRYAKLEAVLAHGYKPNSGVDECVQSTTSECFSEGFPMDPAWLSIPFCFVYTLSLLGNATLLWVIWTESSLHQPMYLFLSILALTDMAMSTCILPKMLGIFLTSAQEITFAACLVQMFMVHALCAVESGMLTTMAYDQYMAICYPLSYTTLLMPKFVAKFAAAIVIXAFVAVLPVPLLLRTLTFCHSRHIAHTYCEHMALVKLACGNTTPNNLYGLILSLLIVGGDLTFIFISYGLILRAVFQLPSWEARHKALGTCGAHVGVITIQHTPGLFSFLTHHFGHNIPHSIHIFLANVYLLVPPMLNPIVYGAKTKEIRGRVLMFSKE; from the exons aTGACGTTGCATATGGGAACTCACATTGAGCAGATCATTTTCATTATTACTCCAGTGGGAGACCCTCTGGTGGTCCTGGGGATTCCTTGGCTAACTAGCCATAATCCatacatcaactggaaaacccGTACTATTAtgtttgaggatggtttctaccagGCTCCGATTGTGGGGCAGTCCATCACTGTAgcggcggggagggctgaaatcgTACACCCTCAGCCACCAGATCTACCCATGGAAGGGCTGCCAGCCAA atcctttgtccagggcTTCGCAGAGATTGCTCTccccctgactgatttgttgcgcccCAAGGGCATCAGGGAAatacgcaag GGCAACAAGCACATGGATGAGGATAGTTACATGCGTTATGCTAAACTTGAGGCAGTGCTTGCACACGGTTACAAGCCAAACAGCGGGGTTGATGAATGTGTGCAAAGCACCACCTCAGAATGCTTTAGTGAAGGATTTCCAATGGATCCG GCCTGGCTCTCCATTCCCTTCTGCTTTGTCTACACCTTGTCTCTCTTGGGCAACGCCACACTGCTCTGGGTCATCTGGACAGAGTCCAGCCTGCACCAGCCCATGTACCTCTTCCTCTCCATCCTGGCACTAACTGACATGGCCATGTCCACCTGTATCCTTCCCAAGATGCTGGGCATCTTCCTCACCAGTGCCCAAGAGATCACCTTTGCTGCCTGCCTGGTGCAGATGTTCATGGTTCACGCCCTCTGTGCTGTGGAATCAGGGATGCTCACCACCATGGCATATGACCAATACATGGCCATCTGCTACCCACTCAGCTACACAACCCTGCTGATGCCAAAGTTTGTGGCCAAGTTTGCAGCAGCCATTGTTATCTAGGCCTTTGTAGCCGTCTTGCCTGTCCCTTTGCTTTTGCGGACGCTGACATTTTGTCACTCCCGACACATTGCTCATACTTATTGTGAGCACATGGCTCTAGTAAAACTAGCATGTGGGAACACTACTCCCAACAATCTCTATGGGCTGATCCTTTCCCTGCTCATTGTCGGCGGAGACCTGACCTTCATCTTCATCTCCTATGGACTGATCTTACGAGCTGTATTCCAACTACCTTCATGGGAGGCTCGTCACAAAGCCCTGGGCACTTGTGGGGCCCATGTAGGTGTCATCACCATTCAGCACACACCTGgtctcttctctttcctcaccCATCACTTTGGGCACAACATTCCCCACAGTATCCATATCTTCCTAGCCAACGTTTACTTGCTGGTCCCTCCCATGCTCAACCCCATTGTTTATGGTGCCAAGACCAAGGAGATCCGTGGGCGGGTGCTGATG TTTTCCAAAgag